From one Psilocybe cubensis strain MGC-MH-2018 chromosome 13, whole genome shotgun sequence genomic stretch:
- a CDS encoding Protein argonaute PNH1: protein MSYRGDSRGRGRGGPPGGRGGGSPSGRGSPDSGRGRGGPPRGGYQGGGGPPRGGFQGGGRGGGPREQGGIFQGGPANVDARLTDNSQDALVAAFRNLQLKPKELPLRPGFGTSGKPIKLRANFFPVKMPKGPLYEYDVSISPSTSIKRVKRRIFQLAEQTPAWAAQGLRGSVAHDHSAKLISSKTLPQPLAIRVPFYDEDESGAKPGGKEYTLTFTFTQNIDTSGLVQYLQGDPQYRDYDIMPILSALNLILAAFPNRSSGSGVMVGRNRFFFPTAAQPFNLGGGLEAWKGFYSSVRPAHNQLMVNVNACTTAFYTPGNLADAMTAFRNASFGARPAAFVKGVRVRTTHLGYKKTVKRLSNMNSNQHKFPAEEFGREVTVAEYFKLKYKIQLRYPEMPLVDVGGQKGNFLPAELCEILPNQPFKGKLTDEHTAAMITTAAKPPNINAAAIVGPGLTELGFRPGSSPEFNAFGISIGNEMAVVPGRILTPPGIKYGQGTPAVDDRASWNLRNVKFAKGARLEQWAVLIIQDGNRRDEFASANDPELTSTIQGFMSMCKTSGMSVDQKMPLIVIAAVPPKNPADPTRAAAINAIQNALKTLPGKPNMVMVLLSSADKHIYSGIKHLCDCTLDVPTVCVHSAKIRKEKGQLQYFANVALKFNMKLGGVNHALDPKSMSWLKEAPTMLVGIDVTHPGPGSAKGTPSIAAVVASCEPEFAQYPASMEIQESKKEMVTNLAKMVFERLTLFRTRNKILPKRILVYRDGVSEGQFNTVVEEELPAIRFACTKFDTTQGPYRPLITVVICGKRHHTRFYPTEEANADHNGNPRAGTVVDRGVTSVYNFDFFLQAHGGLQGTTRPTHYYVVHDDIGFHADQLQILTNSVSYLFARATKAVSLVSPAYYADLACERGRCYLHKLLQGVTSSAGSSASGENEEAVMREAQQLWRGGVGAKLKDTMFYL from the exons ATGTCTTACCGTGGTGACAGCAGAGGCCGTGGCCGAGGTGGCCCTCCTGGCGGTCGTGGAGGAGGTTCTCCTAGTGGTCGTGGCAGCCCTGACTCAGGTAGAGGTCGTGGCGGACCACCTCGAGGTGGTTACCAGGGCGGTGGTGGACCTCCCAGAGGTGGGTTCCAAGGCGGCGGTCGAGGAGGTGGGCCTCGAGAACAGGGCGG GATTTTCCAGGGTGGACCTGCCAATGTGGATGCCCGTTTAACTGATAATTCTCAAGACGCTCTCGTTGCCGCATTTCGGAACCTCCAATTGAAGCCCAAAGAGCTTCCTTTGAGACCAGGCTTTGGAACCTCCGGAAAGCCCATTAAGCTTCGCGCTAATTTCTTCCCTGTTAAGATGCCTAAAGGGCCTCTCTATGAATATGATGTGTCCATTTCTCCCAGTACTTCCATCAAACGCGTGAAGAGGCGCATTTTTCAATTGGCAGAGCAAACACCCGCCTGGGCAGCCCAAGGCCTCAGGGGGTCGGTGGCCCATGATCACTCGGCGAAGCTCATTTCTTCCAAGACCCTTCCTCAACCCCTTGCTATTAGGGTCCCATTTTACGACGAGGATGAATCCGGAGCGAAGCCCGGTGGAAAGGAATACACCCTTACGTTCACTTTTACGCAAAACATCGATACTTCCGGTCTTGTTCA GTATCTTCAGGGTGATCCTCAATACAGAGACTATGACATCATGCCTATTCTGTCAGCGTTGAATCTTATCTTAGCGGCATTTCCAAATCGTTCTAGCGGTTCTGGTGTTATGGTTGGTAGGAACCGTTTCTTTTTCCCAACAGCTGCACAACCATTCAACCTCGGCGGAGGCTTGGAAGCCTGGAAGGGCTTCTATTCTTCTGTGCGCCCCGCCCACAACCAGTTGATGGTTAACGTCAATG CCTGCACTACTGCCTTTTATACTCCTGGCAATCTCGCGGATGCCATGACTGCATTCCGGAATGCAAGCTTTGGCGCAAGGCCAGCTGCCTTCGTCAAAGGTGTTCGAGTCAGAACAACTCATCTCGGATATAAGAAAACAGTAAAGAGATTGTCCAACATGAACTCGAACCAACATAAATTCCCTGCAGAGGAGTTCGGTCGTGAGGTAACTGTCGCAGAATACTTCAAACTGA AGTATAAAATTCAGCTACGGTACCCGGAAATGCCACTCGTTGATGTCGGCGGTCAAAAAGGCAATTTCCTTCCTGCCGAATTGTGCGAGATTCTTCCGAATCAGCCTTTCAAGGGCAAGTTGACCGACGAGCATACCGCTGCCATGATCACCACAGCGGCTAAACCCCCTAATATCAATGCTGCAGCCATCGTGGGCCCCGGCCTTACTGAACTTGGTTTCAGGCCAGGTTCTTCTCCTGAGTTTAATGCCTTTGGAATCTCCATTGGGAATGAGATGGCTGTTGTTCCTGGTCGTATTCTCACCCCTCCTGGCATCAAGTATGGTCAAGGAACTCCTGCAGTCGACGATCGAGCTAGCTGGAACCTCCGGAACGTCAAATTTGCCAAAGGCGCAAGGTTGGAGCAATGGGCTGTTTTGATCATTCAGGACGGCAACCGTCGTGACGAGTTTGCGTCTGCTAATGACCCAGAGCTCACAAGCACGATCCAAGGATTTATGAGTATGTGTAAGACGAGCGGCATGAGTGTCGACCAGAAGATGCCgctcatcgtcatcgcaGCGGTTCCGCCTAAGAATCCAGCGGATCCAACTCGAGCGGCGGCCATCAATGCCATACAGAATGCGTTGAAAACCCTGCCTGGCAAACCCAACATGGTTATGGTGTTGTTGTCGAGCGCGGATAAACACATATATTCTGGTATCAAGCATTTATGTGACTGCACTTTGGACGTCC CCACGGTTTGCGTTCATTCCGCCAAAATTCGTAAAGAAAAGG GGCAGCTTCAGTACTTCGCCAATGTCGCCTTGAAATTCAATATGAAGTTGGGTGGTGTCAA CCACGCGCTAGATCCGAAGAGCATGTCCTGGCTCAAGGAAGCCCCAACAATGCTCGTCGGCATTGATGTAACGCATCCCGGACCTGGTAGTGCCAAAGGGACCCCCTCTAtagctgctgttgttgcgaGCTGCGAGCCTGAGTTTGCCCAATATCCTGCCAGCATGGAAATTCAGGAATCGAAGAAAGAG ATGGTCACCAATTTAGCCAAAATGGTGTTCGAGCGGCTTACCTTGTTTAGAACCAGAAACAAGATTTTGCCCAAGCGCATCTTAGTTTACCGAGATGGTGTTTCCGAA GGACAGTTCAACAccgttgttgaagaagaacttCCTGCCATAAGGTTTGCATGTACCAAGTTCGACACAACACAGGGTCCCTATCGTCCTTTGATTACTGTTGTCATCTGT GGTAAACGCCACCATACTCGTTTCTACCCCACCGAAGAGGCGAATGCAGACCATAATGGAAATCCTCGTGCCGGGACTGTCGTCGACCGGGGTGTCACCTCTGTCTACAACTTCGATTTCTTCCTCCAAG CGCACGGAGGATTGCAGGGCACAACCCGCCCCACTCACTACTATGTTGTCCACGACGACATTGGGTTCCATGCCGATCAACTTCAGATTTTGACCAACTCGGTCAGCTACCTGTTCGCGCGTGCCACCAAGGCAGTCAGCCTCGTTTCGCCCGCGTATTACGCTGACCTTGCCTGCGAACGTGGAAGGTGCTACCTACACAAGCTTCTCCAAGGTGTCACTAGCAGTGCTGGATCCTCAGCCAGCGGCGAGAACGAAGAAGCCGTCATGCGAGAGGCACAGCAGCTCTGGCGAGGCGGCGTTGGCGCAAAGTTGAAGGATACCATGTTCTATCTCTGA
- a CDS encoding Biotin--protein ligase has translation MNVLVYSGPEILQTSFNHTLSSLRSILVPNYTVQAITQQALTSQPWQKSCALLVLPRTRQRFISPSSKHIKEFVEAGGSYLMLGTGASITSRSGFDSTVLSFSSEMPEKPLKFYDNFNNCYITIEEVASGSETKERAITLQCSDGTKVDGIYDSGEADFSGFEDLKGVSVLAKYTIGLSPTIAGLTMEVNKGKISLWGPGIEYPLKEEPMSSIIASSLNFSSEDIDKFDTTRKTLIVATLTKLGLEVPQATDKKATISRPLPQFLTSTPVKSTIVSQITDAIAAPQTGSQLSSLKDSNDEFYFHSLQESSDLINESRNSSKSPSDPSTWQPKHIIICRDGALPSPSLTPLFNLDLFYKSLSSARTQEGLLSSPDSWGIGEALLYGEAVTSTQTMLDKNPHLLSNLPAPLLSLASYQLAGRGRGSNVWLSPSGCLQFSILLRVSLSDFPGNKLVFLQYLFALAVVEACRDETVLGPKAGDKIRLKWPNDIYASVGMGRDDYRKIGGVLVNTSFSGGKVDIVIGCGLNVLNLPPITSLTQLHSSTRESLSMERTAAMIMAKFESMWTIFVKERGSFQSFNDLYLKRWLHSDQLVTLTTTTPHTAVRIVGITSDYGLLRTIPERSGMSRFSGRDEDYIDLQPDGNSFDLMANLIKSKS, from the exons ATGAACGTCCTTGTCTACTCTGGCCCAGAAATCCTTCAGACCTCCTTCAACCACACACTTTCCAGCCTTAGGAGTATACTAGTACCCAACTATACTGTTCAGGCTATTACACAACAAGCGTTGACCTCTCAGCCATGGCAGAAATCTTGCGCATTGCTTGTCTTGCCCCGGACCCGACAGCGCTTCATATCGCCGTCGTCCAAGCACATCAAGGAGTTCGTTGAGGCCGGAGGATCGTATCTCATGCTGGGAACGGGAGCCTCTATCACATCTAGGTCAGGCTTTGATTCGACTGTGTTGAGCTTTAGTTCGGAAATGCCAGAGAAACCACTCAAATTTTACGACAATTTCAACAATTGTTACATCACCATTGAGGAGGTTGCGAGTGGATCCGAAACTAAAGAGCGGGCCATTACCCTGCAATGCTCAGATGGGACCAAGGTGGACGGCATATATGACAGTGGAGAAGCAGATTTTAGTGGGTTCGAAGACCTGAAAGGAGTTTCCGTCCTGGCAAAGTACACCATTGGTCTTTCACCAACAATAGCTGGATTAACGATGGAGGTCAACAAAGGAAAAATATCATTATGGGGCCCCGGAATAGAGTATCCTTTGAAGGAAGAACCGATGTCTTCCATCATTGCAAGCTCGCTTAACTTCTCTTCAGAAGATATTGACAAGTTTGacacgacgaggaagacccTGATTGTCGCAACCTTAACAAAATTAGGACTGGAAGTACCGCAAGCGACGGATAAAAAAGCCACCATCTCTCGACCACTTCCCCAGTTCCTAACCTCAACTCCTGTCAAAAGTACCATTGTCTCTCAAATAACAGATGCAATCGCCGCACCTCAAACAGGATCTCAATTATCATCGCTCAAAGATTCCAACGACGAATTTTATTTCCACTCACTCCAAGAAAGTTCAGATCTCATAAATGAATCAAGAAATAGTTCCAAGAGTCCCAGTGATCCATCGACATGGCAGCCCAAACACATTATTATTTGCAGAGATGGTGCACTACCCAGTCCCTCACTCACGCCTTTATTCAACCTGGATCTGTTTTATAAATCCTTGTCATCCGCCCGGACACAAGAGGGACTTTTGAGCTCCCCTGATTCTTGGGGTATAGGAGAAGCTCTTTTGTACGGCGAAGCAGTCACTAGTACTCAGACCATGCTCGACAA GAACCCACATCTTCTTTCCAACCTGCCTGCACCGCTTCTCTCGCTAGCCTCCTACCAACTTGCAGGCCGTGGGCGTGGTAGCAACGTCTGGTTATCTCCTTCAGGATGTCTGCAGTTCTCCATCCTTCTCCGCGTCTCTCTTTCCGACTTCCCAGGAAATAAGCTTGTGTTCCTTCAATATCTCTTTGCGTTGGCCGTAGTAGAAGCATGCCGCGACGAGACCGTCCTAGGACCTAAAGCAGGCGACAAGATCAGGCTGAAATGGCCAAATGATATATACGCATCCGTTGGCATGGGACGCGACGACTACAGAAAGATCGGGGGCGTGTTGGTAAACACCAGCTTTTCAGGAGGCAAGGTGGATATTGTAATAG GTTGCGGACTTAACGTGCTCAACCTGCCTCCGATTACATCTCTTACCCAGCTGCACTCGTCAACGCGTGAATCGTTGAGCATGGAGCGCACAGCGGCAATGATCATGGCCAAATTCGAATCGATGTGGACAATCTTCGTCAAAGAGCGTGGATCCTTCCAGTCCTTCAACGACCTTTACCTGAAACGCTGGCTTCATTC AGACCAACTTGTCACGCTGACCACAACGACGCCGCATACCGCGGTGCGTATCGTTGGCATCACTTCAGACTATGGGCTATTGCGGACCATTCCTGAGCGGTCTGGCATGTCGAGGTTCTCGGGAAGAGACGAAGATTACATCGATCTGCAGCCTGATGGAAATAGTTTCGACTTGATGGCAAATCTCATTAAATCCAAATCCTGA
- a CDS encoding Cytochrome P450 monooxygenase 58, which yields MIAILNTPIPAFLAAYALYWIMKWYQLRKIMPPGPLGLPFIGNKYQLPAIKPWKKFAEWNTEYGPVTSIFLGSTPVIVLGTAQPAWDLLEKRSDIYSSRPRFVVAGEILSDNRRGLMLPNNDAWRKWRKILHSGFHSRQAESYNDIQSLESKVLLKQILDAPEEYERHIQRFAASLAVSVTYGKRINSVDEWVVKANMDAMDWTYSWYSIPGKYLVESWPWLLKLPRSLQWFRREPEMRKKEDIRFLTHLLNDVKTRMANGTSQDCLASQSLANIKQIGMEEIDLAYAVSSPFGAGIETTSGSTTSFILAMLHWPEIQKLAQAELDAVVGQDRMPDYDDRGSLQYVQALVKETLRWRPVAILGGSPHAVTADDVYNGMFIPKGSTVYANMYGIMKDPEMFPEPDTFKPERFLKSTNPRLINFDLPFGFGRRACPGIHLALNSLFINISRILWAFDIKPAVDEHGQQIFPDVNNYTNGFNSRPVSFKCQLIPRNAKIKALIEAEWEGAKVHLDQWQA from the exons aTGATTGCAATTCTAAACACACCGATTCCGGCCTTTCTGGCTGCGTATGCACTTTACTGGATCATGAAATGGTATCAACTTCGCAAAATTATGCCTCCAGGCCCATTGGGTCTTCCCTTCATAGGAAACAAATATCAGCTTCCCGCCATAAAACCATGGAAGAAGTTTGCTGAGTGGAATACAGAGTACG GCCCTGTGACTTCCATATTTTTGGGATCGACACCTGTCATCG TTCTCGGTACTGCTCAACCGGCCTGGGATCTCCTTGAGAAACGGTCAGATATCTACTCAAGTCGTCCAAGATTTGTTGTTGC CGGGGAAATTTTGTCCGATAACAGACGAGGGCTGATGCTTCCAAATAACGACGCCTGGAGGAAATGGAGAAAG ATTCTCCACTCAGGGTTTCACTCTAGGCAGGCCGAATCGTATAACGACATTCAATCATTGGAGTCCAAAGTGCTTCTGAAGCAGATTCTTGATGCTCCAGAAGAATACGAAAGGCATATACAAAG ATTTGCAGCTAGCCTTGCCGTCTCTGTCACTTATGGAAAACGAATAAACAGTGTGGATGAATGGGTTGTAAAAGCGAACATGGACGCGATGGACT GGACTTATAGCTGGTATAGCATTCCTGGCAAATACCTCGTTGAATCATGGCCTTGGCTTTTAAAACTTCCG AGATCTCTTCAATGGTTTCGTCGAGAACCTGAAATGCGGAAGAAAGAAGATATACGTTTCCTGACTCACCTTCTAAATGATGTTAAAACGAGAATGGCAAATGGGACTTCCCAGGACTGTCTCGCCTCTCAATCTTTAGCAAACATCAAACAGATTGGAATGGAAGAGATAGACCTTGCGTATGCAGTTTCGAGTCCTTTTGGAGCTGGAATCGAGACG ACATCCGGCAGCACTACATCATTTATTT TGGCAATGCTGCATTGGCCTGAAATTCAGAAATTGGCGCAGGCAGAGCTGGATGCTGTAGTCGGTCAGGATCGTATGCCAGATTATGACGATAGGGGAAGTTTACAATATGTCCAAGCCCTTGTGAAAGAAACTCTAAG GTGGCGCCCCGTAGCAATCCTTGGTGGAAGCCCACATGCAGTGACTGCTGACGATGTTTATAACGGAAT GTTTATTCCAAAGGGTTCAACCGTTTATGCCAACATGTA TGGAATTATGAAAGACCCCG AAATGTTCCCGGAACCTGATACCTTCAAACCGGAACGTTTTCTAAAAAGTACAAACCCGCGTTTGATAAACTTTGACCTTCCATTTGGCTTTGGACGACGCGCATGCCCGGGAATACACCTCGCACTCAACTCTCTGTTTATCAACATCTCGAGGATCCTTTGGGCGTTCGATATCAAACCTGCAGTTGACGAGCACGGGCAACAAATTTTTCCAG ACGTGAACAATTATACCAATGGATTCAACTCGCGACCCGTTAGCTTTAAGTGCCAACTGATACCACGGAACGCGAAAATTAAGGCTTTGATTGAAGCGGAATGGGAAGGGGCAAAAGTACATTTGGACCAGTGGCAGGCTTGA
- a CDS encoding Protein OPI10-like protein (Protein OPI10 homolog) — MFGCCVAGRLLQTNLIQVDETHAYFELPNASTINHVCVFLLGTVPFPDGFGAAVHFFWPGKGFQLLGVLSNEKPSAIFRLKGTYSGPSSSTAQNKFSSYSSVGPDMQQDVTAILGLSIEPISTIQQQLEQLPSALASTNASPAKDPTMLAERIVKHLFNYISGFVSGGPMSPDVAIPMSVIQRWYEMFISKVRAGGVGFLERGD, encoded by the exons ATGTTCGGCTGTTGTGTCGCAGGCCGTCTGCTTCAGACAAATCTCATCCAGGTGGACGAGACCCATGCTTACTTTGAACTGCCAAACGCAAGCACTATCAATCATGTGTGTGTCTTTCTCTTAGGCACAG TACCTTTCCCTGACGGTTTCGGGGCGGCGGTACATTTTTTCTGGCCAGGAAAGGGGTTCCAATTGCTGGGAGT GCTATCAAACGAAAAGCCATCTGCTATATTTCGTTTGAAAGGCACCTATTCTGGACCGAGTTCCTCGACCGCGCAAAATAAATTCTCTTCCTACTCCTCTGTAGGACCGGACATGCAGCAGGACGTGACTGCGATTCTGGGGCTGTCGATCGAGCCTATCTCTACCATCCAACAACAGCTGGAACAACTACCATCGGCCCTCGCCTCGACTAATGCCAGTCCCGCAAAAGACCCTACCATGCTGGCGGAACGTATTGTCAAACACCTTTTCAACTATATCTCTGGATTTGTATCTGGCGGACCCATGAGTCCCGATGTCGCCATTCCAATGAGCGTGATACAACGGTGGTACGAAATGTTCATCAGCAAAGTACGCGCAGGTGGTGTGGGCTTCCTTGAAAGAGGAGACTGA
- a CDS encoding Exoglucanase produces MFPKATLLALALGSVAIAQQVGTYTAEVHPKLPFQRCTKNGGCVTETNGQVVLDANWRWVHDKNGYTNCYTGNSWNATLCPDGKTCAANCAVDGADYQGTYGITVSGNALTLKFLTSSGSSKNIGSRVYLMASDSKYELFKVLNQEFTFDVDTSQLPCGLNGALYFSEMDADGGLARHPTNKAGAKYGTGYCDSQCPKDMKFINGEANSEGWTPSESDPNAGNGKYGTCCNEMDIWEANSISTAYTPHPCTVEGPYRCSGAECNTPTDRYGGVCDPDGCDFNPYRMGDRTFYGPGATIDTKKKMTVVTQFITTDGTANGRLKEIRRLYVQDGKVFQNSKVNIPGLSSSYDSITEEFCTEQKTVFGDSDSFEAKGGMAGMEAGLRNGMVLALSIWADHHANMLWLDSTYPVDSTAPGAARGSCPTTGGKPADLEKNSPNAQVIYSNIKIGDIGSTYQGSAGTTRPPVSTTTTGNVPISTTTTANPAQQTKYGQCGGQGWNGPTTCVPGSTCVYSGPWYSQCL; encoded by the exons ATGTTCCCTAAGGCTACTCttctcgctctcgctctcggCTCCGTGGCTATTGCCCAGCAAGTCGGTACCTACACGGCCGAAGTCCACCCCAAGCTCCCTTTCCAACGTTGCACCAAGAACGGCGGTTGCGTGACCGAGACCAACGGTCAGGTCGTCCTCGATGCCAACTGGCGCTGGGTCCACGACAAAAACGGCTACACCAACTGCTACACCGGCAACTCCTGGAACGCCACGCTCTGCCCTGATGGCAAGACTTGTGCGGCCAACTGTGCTGTCGACGGTGCTGACTACCAAGGCACTTATGGTATCACTGTCAGCGGCAATGCGCTTACCTTGAAGTTCCTCAccagcagcggcagcagcaagAACATCGGCTCTCGCGTCTACCTCATGGCCAGCGACTCCAAATACGAGCTCTTCAAAGTTCTTAACCAGGAATTCACTTTCGACGTCGACACTTCCCAACTTCCCTGCGGTCTTAACGGCGCTCTTTACTTCTCAGAAATGGACGCCGACGGTGGTTTGGCCAGGCACCCTACCAACAAGGCTGGTGCCAAGTACGGAACCGGATACTGCGATTCACAGTGCCCCAAGGACATGAAATTCATCAACGGAGAG GCTAATTCTGAGGGTTGGACTCCTTCTGAATCCGACCCGAACGCCGGAAACGGCAAGTACGGAACCTGCTGTAACGAGATGGACATCTGGGAGGCAAACTCCATTTCCACCGCCTACACACCCCACCCTTGTACTGTCGAAGGCCCTTATCGATGCTCCGGAGCTGAGTGCAACACTCCCACCGACCGCTATGGTGGTGTCTGCGACCCCGATGGCTGCGACTTCAACCCCTATCGCATGGGTGACAGGACTTTCTACGGCCCCGGCGCCACCATCGAcaccaagaagaagatgaccgTCGTCACCCAGTTCATCACCACGGACGGTACCGCCAACGGCAGGCTCAAGGAGATCCGCCGCCTCTACGTCCAGGACGGCAAGGTCTTCCAAAACTCCAAGGTCAACATCCCTGGACTGTCATCCTCCTACGACTCCATCACCGAGGAGTTCTGCACAGAGCAGAAGACCGTCTTCGGCGACTCTGACAGCTTCGAGGCCAAGGGTGGTATGGCCGGTATGGAGGCTGGTCTCCGCAATGGTATGGTCCTCGCCCTCAGTATCTGGGCTGACCACCACGCCAACATGCTCTGGCTCGACTCCACCTACCCCGTCGACTCGACTGCTCCCGGTGCCGCTCGTGGAAGCTGCCCAACCACTGGTGGCAAGCCCGCTGACCTTGAGAAGAACTCCCCTAACGCCCAGGTCATTTACTCCAACATCAAGATTGGCGATATTGGCTCGACCTACCAGGGCTCTGCTGGCACCACCCGTCCACCCGtcagcaccaccaccaccggcAACGTACccatcagcaccaccaccaccgccaacCCAGCCCAACAGACCAAGTACGGACAATG CGGCGGCCAAGGCTGGAATGGACCCACCACATGTGTTCCTGGATCTACTTGCGTCTACAGCGGCCCATGGTACAGCCAGTGCTTGTAA
- a CDS encoding Esterase LipU produces the protein MTFAYRNQPWKALYLATRTAVLLFQLPFYAIIYIYPGARPRRTWSIGRSLVIFAFRAFIDVLYNTSPTLIGSVRPVEQMTQKEIEEAVEYGFVWVDGAPEFVTGEIKDAALLNEVSPARISGYWYGKRDPYGKAGQRALPNEKVIYHFHGGGFSGTGHPSNIPGKTMFEGLMQFIPGEPRVFALEYRLSSTTPFAKANPFPAALLDAIAGYRYLIHDIGFLPSNIIISGDSAGGLLAFWLAQYISTAKYPDLPNAGGLLLLSPTVDWANTQTGSSSSMVQNKDTDFVDKVLRSGYPCRALLGKISEDEVYQNEWIAPGSIHLCHKPGKHARLPKTCIVAGGAEQTLDSMVTLANRLAYDMGHEKVTFLEAKEGTHDFLLFPLFEFEKIDTLKKIKKWAEEQIWPTV, from the exons ATGACATTCGCATATCGAAACCAGCCTTGGAAAGCCCTATATCTCGCAACACGAACAGCAGTTCTTCTATTCCAACTCCCGTTCTACGccattatatatatatatcccGGCGCCCGTCCACGTCGAACCTGGTCAATTGGGCGCTCGCTCGTAATATTTGCTTTTCGCGCGTTCATCGATGTTCTATACAACACATCCCCTACTCTGATTGGCAGTGTGCGCCCAGTAGAGCAGATGACGCagaaagaaatagaagaGGCAGTGGAGTATGGCTTCGTTTGGGTTGACGGGGCGCCCGAGtttgtcactggagaaaTCAAGGATGCTGCGCTTCTGAATGAAGTATCTCCAGCAAGGATATCTGGATACTGGTATGGAAAGCGTGATCCATATGGGAAGGCTGGACAGAGAGCACTTCCAAATGAAAAGGTTATATATCACTTCCACG GTGGTGGATTT TCAGGAACTGGTCACCCTTCCAATATTCCAGGCAAAACAATGTTTGAAGGCTTGATGCAGTTCATTCCAGGAGAGCCAAGAGTATTTGCTCTAGAATACCGTCTGTCATCTACCACCCCATTCGCAAAAGCCAACCCTTTCCCTGCCGCCCTGCTAGACGCAATCGCTGGGTACAGGTATCTCATACACGACATTGGGTTTCTTCCATcaaacatcatcatcagcggTGATTCTGCAGGCGGCCTGCTAGCCTTCTGGCTTGCTCAGTATATTTCAACAGCCAAGTATCCCGACCTACCGAATGCCGGGGGGCTTCTCCTGCTTTCTCCAACTGTAGACTGGGCCAACACACAAACGGGATCATCCTCTTCAATGGTACAGAACAAAGATACCGATTTTGTTGACAAGGTACTTCGAAGTGGATACCCTTGTCGAGCCCTCCTCGGCAAGATCTCAGAGGACGAAGTATACCAAAACGAGTGGATAGCACCAGGGTCTATCCATCTTTGTCACAAACCGGGAAAACATGCTAGGCTACCGAAAACCTGCATCGTAGCAGGTGGTGCTGAGCAGACGCTCGACTCGATGGTGACGCTGGCGAACCGACTCGCATACGACATGGGCCATGAAAAGGTGACGTTTTTGGAGGCAAAAGAGGGCACACATGATTTCCTTCTGTTTCCgttatttgaatttgaaaaaattgacaccttgaagaaaataaaaaagtgGGCGGAGGAGCAGATTTGGCCTACAGTCTAG